A window of the Gammaproteobacteria bacterium genome harbors these coding sequences:
- a CDS encoding oligosaccharide flippase family protein, with translation MSLKKNIVANYLSQSYVTVVGILAFPLYIKYMGAEAYGLVGFFSILQAWFNLLDLGLSPTVSRETARFRAGLVSPLEYRRLYRSLGCIFLCIALMGATGLLIASPNIATGWLNAEKIPADIVLISVQIMAVSVAIRWVCSFYKGLITGFEGLVWLGGFNSLVATFRFVGVLPVMWYFGFTVMVFFTHQLIVAVFELSVLWVKSRIILPQLKSGVEIGWSWSPVRPLIKFSMTIAFTASIWLMVTQADKLVLSGILSLADYGVFSLAILVASAINVVGGPISSAILPRMTKLEAEQNKREVLRIYRQATQIVAITAGSISLTMAFCSKSLLVAWTGDYSLSISAAPILVLYAVGNGMLAISVFPYYLQYSRGNLRLHLVGHLILLLLLIPAIVVAAINYGAIGAGYVWVVVNLVYLTIWVAVVHSKLEPGLHLSWLTKDFLVIVMPAAAIGYVVHLLELEFNGRIENLLYVFCFGIAVVFFSALMSSYVREKMRAIF, from the coding sequence ATGTCACTAAAGAAAAACATAGTAGCCAACTATCTGAGTCAAAGCTATGTAACAGTAGTAGGGATACTTGCGTTTCCTTTGTATATAAAATATATGGGGGCAGAAGCATATGGTCTGGTCGGTTTTTTTTCGATACTACAGGCTTGGTTCAATTTACTGGATTTAGGGCTCAGTCCAACGGTTAGCCGGGAGACGGCAAGGTTTAGGGCTGGATTAGTTAGTCCATTGGAATACAGAAGACTATATAGATCACTCGGTTGTATCTTCTTGTGTATAGCATTGATGGGTGCGACAGGGTTGTTGATTGCTTCACCAAATATTGCGACAGGTTGGTTGAATGCTGAAAAAATTCCAGCAGATATAGTTTTGATTTCAGTGCAGATTATGGCGGTAAGTGTGGCCATAAGGTGGGTTTGTAGTTTTTATAAGGGATTGATAACGGGATTTGAAGGCTTGGTCTGGTTAGGCGGCTTTAACTCTTTAGTAGCAACTTTTCGGTTCGTTGGTGTGTTACCGGTAATGTGGTATTTCGGATTTACGGTCATGGTGTTTTTTACCCATCAGCTAATAGTAGCGGTATTTGAACTCTCAGTCCTATGGGTAAAGTCAAGAATAATTTTGCCACAACTTAAATCTGGAGTAGAAATAGGTTGGTCATGGTCGCCAGTACGGCCGTTAATTAAGTTTTCAATGACTATAGCTTTTACGGCATCTATATGGTTGATGGTAACTCAGGCGGACAAGCTGGTTCTATCTGGAATATTATCTCTAGCAGACTACGGTGTGTTTTCATTAGCTATTTTAGTGGCTAGTGCAATAAATGTTGTTGGGGGTCCCATTAGTAGTGCCATACTACCTCGCATGACAAAACTTGAAGCGGAACAAAATAAAAGGGAGGTTCTAAGAATATATAGGCAGGCAACACAGATAGTTGCAATAACTGCTGGTTCTATATCGTTAACAATGGCGTTTTGTTCTAAGTCATTGCTGGTGGCGTGGACTGGTGATTATAGTCTTTCAATTAGTGCTGCCCCAATATTGGTTCTATATGCTGTTGGAAACGGAATGTTAGCTATATCTGTCTTTCCATATTATTTGCAGTATTCGAGAGGAAATTTAAGACTACACTTAGTAGGGCATTTGATTTTATTACTATTATTGATTCCAGCTATTGTTGTTGCTGCAATTAATTACGGTGCTATAGGAGCCGGTTATGTCTGGGTAGTTGTAAACTTAGTTTATCTGACGATCTGGGTAGCAGTTGTCCACTCAAAATTAGAGCCAGGGTTACATTTGAGTTGGTTAACAAAAGATTTTTTAGTAATTGTAATGCCAGCAGCGGCTATTGGTTATGTTGTGCATTTGTTAGAACTGGAGTTTAATGGACGAATCGAAAACCTCCTGTATGTTTTTTGTTTCGGAATAGCAGTTGTTTTTTTCTCGGCACTTATGTCTTCTTACGTTCGCGAGAAAATGAGGGCCATTTTTTGA
- a CDS encoding acyltransferase → MAYLDKNAIKKMGFASVGDKVLISEKASFYNCSNIAIGSNVRIDDFCVFSAGNGGISIGNHIHIAVFSSLIGSGKIVLSDFCNLSSRVSVYSSTDDFSGGTMTSPVIPGRYKNVTHSEVYFGKHVIVGCGAVIIPGGILEDGVAVGALSLVNHRCNAFGVYAGVPARFVKERRKNLMILEEEFSASELQKR, encoded by the coding sequence ATGGCATATCTAGATAAGAATGCAATAAAAAAAATGGGATTTGCATCTGTTGGGGACAAGGTGCTTATCTCCGAGAAAGCTTCCTTCTATAACTGCAGTAATATTGCTATTGGGAGTAACGTTAGAATAGATGATTTTTGTGTTTTTTCAGCAGGAAACGGTGGGATTAGTATAGGTAATCATATTCATATAGCGGTTTTTAGTTCTTTAATTGGTTCTGGAAAGATTGTGTTGTCTGATTTCTGTAACCTTTCTTCAAGGGTATCGGTTTACTCTAGCACCGATGACTTCTCAGGGGGCACGATGACAAGCCCAGTGATTCCTGGGCGATATAAAAATGTGACGCATTCGGAAGTTTATTTTGGTAAACATGTGATTGTCGGATGCGGAGCAGTGATCATTCCTGGAGGTATTCTCGAAGATGGTGTTGCTGTTGGTGCACTAAGTCTAGTGAATCACCGTTGCAATGCATTTGGAGTCTATGCAGGGGTGCCGGCTAGATTTGTGAAGGAACGCAGAAAAAATTTAATGATTTTGGAGGAGGAATTTTCAGCAAGCGAATTACAGAAACGCTGA
- a CDS encoding SLBB domain-containing protein encodes MAILPAMVQSVSAAPTPEQLQMLQQLSPQQQQQALKALQKGSVSGFGNVSGSKEATSLNEPEVVTPRAPDGNAAMEATIKEGTDAPTLEEVKEEKEVTQELKQFGYDLFSGTPTTFAPATDIPIPSNYVVGPGDNIQVQLFGKENAEYDLVVSREGKLRLPGIGPVSVAGLTFSKLQSTLQGRIKRQMIGVKANITMGTLRSIRVFVLGDVERPGSYTVSALSNLTNALFVSGGIKPIGSLRNVQLKRRGKVVSRMDLYDLLLKGDTSGDARLLPGDVIFIPPIGKTVGVAGEVRRPAIYEMKTEQTVQEAIEFAGGFLPTAYTKATQLERITLSGEKTLVDIDASQPLNLKKHIQDGDVLRVYSVLDKMQDIVLISGHVQRPGGAQWRPGMRLTDIVPNIDTLLPKPDLEYTLIKREMPPHRHIEMITTRLSEALKDPKSVYNTELKPRDEVFFFGGGTDREKLIEPIIEQLKQQQRYNQPASIVTVSGNVYHPGTYPLAPNMRLSDLIRAAYDLKPKTDLDYVIVSREDHISGKVSAFSTSIRNTMQANGRDIDIVLKPKDQVFVFTTDAMAEKGIRRQALIEPLIEKLRIQSKQGESAPVVTISGYVRDPGQYPLDQKMQIADLIKAAGGLTESAYTLSAELSRYNVVAGQYREIDHKVINNTQIFAGTISREFTLRPYDTLHVKRVPLWSEQQTIELKGEIKFPGVYPFKRGERLSSVIKRAGGFLDQAFIDGAVFLREELREKEQEQINGMAARLESDLAAMALEQSQVQTADKKSDPQSVAMANSLLKQLRQTQAMGRLVVNLNEINWTENEPGEYDVVLKDGDKLFIPTNTQEVTIIGEVQQSTSHLYAEDKDRDDYINLSGGFTYKADEDRVYIVRANGAVVSEDNTAWYGDSKSVRPGDTIVVPLKADRMKPLTLWANVTQILYQLGIAAAAWQTVGVF; translated from the coding sequence TTGGCTATATTGCCAGCCATGGTGCAGTCGGTAAGTGCTGCCCCCACACCCGAACAACTGCAAATGCTGCAACAACTGTCACCGCAACAACAACAGCAAGCACTCAAGGCGTTGCAAAAGGGTTCTGTCTCCGGTTTTGGTAATGTAAGTGGCAGCAAGGAAGCCACCTCCCTCAATGAGCCCGAAGTGGTTACTCCACGCGCGCCCGACGGGAACGCCGCCATGGAAGCGACTATCAAAGAGGGTACCGATGCACCCACCCTGGAGGAAGTCAAAGAAGAAAAAGAAGTCACTCAGGAACTGAAACAATTTGGCTACGACCTGTTTTCCGGTACACCAACCACCTTTGCTCCAGCTACCGATATCCCCATTCCATCCAACTATGTGGTGGGTCCCGGAGACAATATCCAAGTACAGTTGTTTGGTAAGGAAAACGCCGAATACGACCTGGTGGTCTCCCGCGAAGGCAAGCTGCGTCTGCCGGGCATTGGTCCCGTATCCGTCGCCGGGCTGACCTTTTCCAAGCTGCAAAGCACTTTGCAGGGCAGAATCAAACGCCAGATGATTGGGGTCAAGGCCAATATCACCATGGGTACCTTGCGTTCCATTCGCGTGTTTGTGCTGGGAGATGTAGAACGTCCCGGTTCCTACACCGTCAGCGCCTTGTCCAATCTGACCAATGCCTTGTTCGTCAGCGGCGGGATCAAACCCATCGGCTCCCTGCGCAATGTGCAACTCAAACGCCGCGGTAAAGTCGTCAGCCGCATGGATTTATACGACTTACTGCTCAAAGGCGACACCAGTGGTGACGCCCGCCTGCTGCCCGGAGATGTGATATTTATCCCCCCCATCGGCAAAACCGTGGGCGTGGCAGGGGAAGTACGCCGACCGGCTATTTACGAAATGAAAACGGAACAAACGGTACAGGAAGCCATTGAATTTGCCGGGGGCTTCTTGCCTACGGCTTACACTAAAGCCACTCAATTGGAACGTATCACCCTAAGCGGGGAAAAGACTCTGGTGGATATTGACGCCAGTCAGCCGCTTAATCTCAAAAAACACATCCAAGACGGTGACGTGCTGCGGGTGTACTCCGTGCTGGATAAAATGCAGGATATTGTCCTGATCTCCGGTCATGTACAACGCCCCGGCGGCGCCCAGTGGCGCCCCGGTATGAGGTTGACGGATATTGTTCCCAATATTGACACCCTGTTGCCCAAACCCGATCTGGAATACACCCTGATCAAACGGGAAATGCCGCCGCACCGGCACATCGAAATGATTACCACCCGCTTAAGCGAAGCCCTGAAAGACCCCAAGTCCGTTTATAACACCGAACTTAAACCCCGTGATGAAGTCTTTTTCTTCGGTGGGGGTACCGACCGGGAAAAACTCATTGAGCCCATTATCGAACAATTAAAGCAACAACAACGCTACAACCAACCGGCTTCCATTGTTACTGTATCAGGTAATGTGTACCACCCCGGTACCTATCCCTTAGCGCCCAATATGCGTCTGAGCGATTTAATCCGGGCTGCTTACGACTTAAAGCCCAAAACCGATTTGGACTATGTCATTGTCAGCCGAGAAGACCACATCAGTGGAAAAGTCTCTGCTTTTTCCACCTCCATCCGCAACACCATGCAGGCTAATGGCCGCGACATTGATATTGTCCTTAAGCCCAAAGACCAAGTATTTGTATTTACCACCGATGCCATGGCGGAAAAAGGGATTCGGCGTCAGGCGCTGATTGAGCCTTTGATCGAAAAATTGCGAATCCAGAGTAAACAGGGAGAGAGCGCACCCGTGGTGACCATCAGCGGTTACGTGCGGGACCCGGGGCAATACCCATTGGATCAGAAAATGCAAATAGCAGATCTCATTAAAGCCGCCGGGGGCTTGACTGAATCGGCCTATACTTTGAGCGCGGAATTGAGTCGCTACAATGTGGTCGCCGGGCAATATCGGGAAATTGACCACAAGGTAATTAATAATACCCAAATTTTTGCGGGAACCATATCCAGAGAATTCACCCTGCGACCCTACGATACCCTGCATGTTAAGCGGGTACCGTTATGGTCCGAGCAGCAAACCATCGAATTGAAAGGCGAAATTAAATTCCCGGGAGTTTATCCGTTCAAACGCGGTGAACGCCTCAGCAGCGTGATTAAACGAGCAGGGGGATTCCTGGACCAGGCCTTTATAGACGGCGCGGTTTTCCTACGAGAAGAATTACGCGAGAAAGAACAGGAACAAATTAACGGTATGGCGGCCAGGTTGGAGTCCGACCTCGCCGCCATGGCCCTGGAACAAAGCCAGGTGCAAACCGCCGACAAAAAGTCAGACCCCCAATCCGTGGCCATGGCCAATTCCCTGTTAAAACAATTACGCCAGACACAAGCCATGGGCAGGCTGGTAGTGAACTTAAACGAAATCAACTGGACCGAAAACGAGCCCGGAGAATACGATGTGGTCCTTAAAGACGGAGACAAACTGTTCATACCCACCAACACCCAGGAAGTCACCATTATTGGCGAAGTACAGCAGTCCACCTCACACCTGTACGCAGAAGACAAAGACCGGGATGACTACATCAATCTGAGCGGTGGATTTACTTACAAAGCCGATGAAGACCGTGTTTATATTGTAAGGGCTAATGGGGCTGTGGTGTCGGAAGATAATACGGCTTGGTATGGTGACAGTAAAAGTGTGAGGCCTGGAGATACTATTGTGGTGCCTTTAAAAGCGGATCGTATGAAGCCCTTGACTCTGTGGGCCAATGTAACGCAGATTCTATACCAGTTGGGGATTGCGGCGGCGGCTTGGCAGACGGTTGGGGTGTTTTAA
- a CDS encoding glycosyltransferase family 2 protein: MSLLDNITPLLLTYNEEANIDRTLRKLQWAETVIVVDSGSEDRTKTICGNYGNVRFIYRKFDCHAKQWNFGLNNTGISTEWVLALDADYVLTEEFIDELKTLKPSSECGFRSKFKYCVNGKPLSGSLYPPVVTLYRKSKAHYVQDGHTQRVVVDGRVVDLESYIYHDDRKSLDKWLMSQNKYAQLECDLLRRKKFAELRWQDRMRKLIFVTPWLVPIYCITIGKGFKDGWYGVFYAFQRGIAETILSLKLLEAKINKVK; the protein is encoded by the coding sequence ATGTCATTACTGGACAATATCACGCCTCTATTATTAACATATAACGAAGAAGCTAACATTGATAGGACGCTAAGGAAGCTTCAATGGGCAGAGACGGTAATCGTTGTCGATAGTGGTAGTGAAGATCGAACAAAAACTATTTGCGGAAATTACGGTAACGTTCGTTTTATCTATAGAAAATTTGATTGTCACGCAAAACAGTGGAATTTCGGTTTAAATAATACTGGTATTTCAACGGAATGGGTTTTGGCTTTGGATGCAGATTATGTGTTAACTGAGGAGTTCATAGATGAGTTAAAAACGTTGAAACCTTCCAGTGAATGTGGATTTCGATCTAAATTTAAATATTGCGTAAACGGAAAACCTTTGTCTGGGTCTCTATACCCACCAGTTGTTACTTTGTATCGTAAATCTAAAGCCCATTATGTTCAAGACGGACATACTCAGCGAGTAGTAGTAGATGGTAGGGTTGTTGATTTAGAAAGTTATATTTACCATGATGATAGGAAATCACTTGACAAGTGGTTGATGTCACAAAACAAGTATGCACAATTGGAGTGTGACTTGCTCCGACGCAAAAAGTTTGCAGAGTTACGTTGGCAAGATCGGATGAGAAAGTTGATATTTGTTACACCGTGGTTAGTGCCAATATACTGCATTACTATAGGGAAGGGATTTAAGGATGGTTGGTATGGTGTTTTCTATGCATTTCAACGCGGTATAGCGGAGACAATTCTTTCTCTAAAATTACTAGAAGCAAAGATAAATAAAGTTAAATAA
- a CDS encoding oligosaccharide repeat unit polymerase, with the protein MMGVSESKFLLLSTSFIAISLIVSSFVINALSGKRFLFSANTYFLTGFVVFIIIGMLKSVWIYDQPVTNDISILGLSCVSVILSLFCYLLAYHIPSTLASRKRFTNVYELSLKKILRIILVLGLLGGIGLLFYNPLSTVHEIDNSTSIERFSVNFTIVSGILAFFLFMNSRKNLSRVNNILVIAVLLFGLGTVLFRGSRFVYLFLYSFLMLYYLYDRIYIKRKVIKLSGAVTIVFALFIVIIVANVTKTFAVLGWKTSEVEVDAIQVAALSRMLSFEFVDAFDNLTLIVAHYEKTGEYINGMSLLTPIVNVIPRSIWNDKPAAFGTMFVEKVYGGIPGLSLAPSLTGELIANYGFVALIVGFLVFGFLCKFLDHLYVINQGDPSYMVVHIPLLYLMLMENRGDFFLNTAVLYIILPLFLIKRYIVTRRRAPI; encoded by the coding sequence ATGATGGGTGTAAGCGAATCAAAATTTTTGCTTTTGTCGACTTCATTCATAGCAATTTCATTGATAGTTTCTTCATTTGTTATAAATGCTTTGTCAGGGAAACGTTTCCTGTTTAGTGCGAACACATATTTTTTAACAGGATTTGTGGTATTTATAATTATAGGTATGTTGAAGAGTGTTTGGATATACGATCAGCCTGTTACTAACGATATTTCTATTCTTGGTTTGTCATGTGTTAGTGTGATTTTGTCGCTATTTTGCTACTTGTTGGCTTACCATATTCCAAGCACGCTAGCATCGAGAAAAAGATTCACGAACGTCTATGAACTAAGTTTGAAAAAGATTTTGAGGATTATTTTAGTGCTAGGTTTGTTGGGGGGCATAGGGCTATTATTTTACAATCCATTGTCAACGGTTCATGAAATCGATAACTCAACAAGTATTGAAAGGTTTTCGGTGAATTTCACAATTGTCTCTGGAATTCTAGCCTTTTTTTTGTTTATGAATTCTCGTAAGAATTTAAGTCGAGTAAACAATATACTCGTAATTGCGGTATTGCTGTTCGGGTTAGGTACAGTTCTCTTTCGGGGGTCGAGATTTGTTTATTTGTTTTTATATTCATTTTTGATGTTGTATTACTTGTATGACCGGATATATATAAAGCGAAAAGTAATTAAGCTTTCAGGAGCGGTCACTATAGTTTTTGCTCTATTTATTGTAATTATTGTTGCTAATGTTACGAAAACATTTGCCGTTCTAGGATGGAAGACCTCAGAAGTCGAAGTAGATGCTATTCAAGTGGCTGCTTTGAGTCGCATGTTGTCTTTCGAATTTGTGGATGCATTTGACAATTTAACATTGATAGTAGCGCATTACGAGAAAACGGGAGAGTATATAAATGGTATGTCTTTGTTGACACCAATTGTAAATGTGATTCCAAGGTCAATTTGGAATGATAAACCAGCTGCGTTCGGAACTATGTTTGTTGAAAAAGTGTACGGGGGGATTCCTGGCTTATCGCTTGCTCCTTCGTTGACAGGAGAGTTGATCGCTAACTATGGTTTTGTAGCACTAATTGTTGGTTTTCTGGTTTTTGGATTTCTATGCAAGTTTCTGGATCATTTGTATGTGATTAATCAAGGTGATCCCTCGTATATGGTTGTTCATATACCATTGCTATACTTAATGCTTATGGAGAATCGAGGGGACTTTTTTCTGAATACTGCCGTTTTGTACATTATTCTTCCTCTGTTCCTAATAAAGAGATATATTGTGACTAGACGGAGGGCGCCAATTTGA
- a CDS encoding DegT/DnrJ/EryC1/StrS family aminotransferase, whose translation MKPVYVTKPDLPPLEDFIPYLENIWDSKILTNGGPFHQQLEEALCEYLGVEHIALFANGTLALVTALQALRITGEVITTPYSFVATAHSLLWNGIKPIFVDINSRDFNINVEKIEAAITPRTTAILPVHCYGYSCDVFRLQEISDTYGLKLIFDAAHAFGVGDTKGSVLQYGDMSVLSFHATKVFSTFEGGAIVCADAKTKKRIDYLKNFGFADETTVVAPGINGKMNELQASIGILQLSYVDKAIARRKEIDLMYRESLNSVRGLKIPDQPRTVRHNFSYFPILIEPDFPMSRDELYELLKMNSVFARRYFYPLITDFPMYKGLTSASHDNLPVAREIAKKVLCLPIYPSLTDSEQKKIISLVRDI comes from the coding sequence ATGAAGCCCGTATATGTAACAAAACCAGATTTACCGCCGCTAGAAGACTTTATTCCGTACCTTGAGAACATCTGGGATAGTAAAATATTAACCAATGGAGGGCCATTTCATCAACAATTAGAGGAGGCTCTTTGTGAATACTTGGGGGTTGAGCATATCGCGCTATTTGCAAATGGCACACTAGCTTTGGTTACTGCTCTGCAAGCATTGCGAATTACAGGCGAGGTAATAACAACTCCTTATTCGTTTGTTGCTACTGCTCATTCACTGTTGTGGAATGGAATTAAACCTATATTCGTAGATATAAATAGTAGGGACTTCAATATAAACGTTGAGAAAATTGAAGCTGCAATTACTCCTCGAACCACGGCTATTCTACCTGTACATTGCTATGGTTATTCATGTGACGTGTTTCGACTGCAAGAGATTTCCGATACTTATGGATTAAAGTTGATTTTTGACGCAGCTCATGCTTTCGGTGTTGGTGATACTAAAGGAAGCGTGCTGCAATATGGGGATATGTCTGTTCTAAGTTTTCATGCAACTAAAGTGTTTAGTACATTTGAAGGTGGGGCTATAGTTTGTGCTGACGCCAAAACAAAAAAAAGGATTGACTATTTGAAAAATTTTGGGTTTGCTGATGAAACTACTGTTGTAGCTCCAGGGATAAACGGAAAGATGAACGAGTTGCAGGCTTCGATTGGAATATTGCAGCTATCATACGTTGATAAGGCTATAGCTCGCCGAAAAGAGATAGATCTTATGTATAGAGAAAGTCTAAATAGTGTTAGAGGTTTAAAAATACCTGATCAGCCTAGGACTGTTAGACATAATTTTTCCTATTTTCCCATTCTGATCGAACCAGATTTTCCTATGTCTCGTGATGAATTGTATGAATTGTTGAAAATGAATTCGGTGTTTGCAAGGAGATATTTTTATCCGTTAATAACAGATTTTCCTATGTACAAAGGACTAACATCCGCAAGTCATGACAATTTGCCCGTTGCCCGTGAAATTGCAAAGAAGGTCTTGTGTTTACCTATATACCCTTCACTCACAGATTCTGAGCAGAAAAAGATTATCTCTTTGGTGCGAGACATATAG
- a CDS encoding glycosyltransferase, translated as MNICVITPSFYPAVYWGGPIYSTKGLCQALAVNKGIVLRVLTTDTSGPTSNDRLIIEDLPEGFPSNFLVYYCKKSFGKDVSLEFFVKLIPMVKWADVIYLNGVYSPPTIPVLIACRLLKRPVIWATRGALQRWEGSTNRSIKVVWEYICRTIIHPSRTVLHVTSQEEADAAKSRMPNVPLSVIQNGVEIPEVEKDRKWIPQGCIRLLYLGRLHPIKGLENLIGSLTLPGAKNAKLTLAGDGDSRYRDKLEKLVLDNKLDRRVSFLGHVSGDEKHNLFLNSDVCIMPSYTENFGMVVAEALAHGLPVIASKGTPWSRVVGEGCGLWVENSPEALSKAIGSMELANLKEMGEKGRKWMMRDYSWSGVSGELLAVCEGLLNQ; from the coding sequence TTGAATATTTGTGTAATAACCCCGTCTTTTTATCCGGCAGTTTATTGGGGAGGCCCAATTTATTCTACGAAGGGGCTATGCCAAGCGTTGGCGGTGAACAAGGGGATAGTATTGCGTGTATTAACAACCGATACTTCCGGCCCAACATCTAACGATCGATTGATAATTGAAGATTTGCCAGAAGGTTTTCCTTCTAACTTTTTGGTTTATTACTGCAAAAAATCTTTTGGGAAGGATGTTTCGCTAGAGTTTTTTGTAAAGCTTATACCCATGGTAAAATGGGCGGATGTGATTTATCTAAATGGGGTTTATTCACCACCTACGATTCCAGTTTTAATTGCGTGTAGACTACTTAAGCGGCCAGTAATTTGGGCAACACGAGGAGCGCTTCAACGTTGGGAAGGAAGCACAAATAGGAGTATTAAAGTGGTTTGGGAGTATATATGTAGGACTATAATACATCCAAGTCGGACTGTGCTACATGTTACATCCCAAGAGGAGGCAGATGCGGCAAAATCCAGAATGCCAAACGTGCCATTGTCAGTGATCCAGAACGGGGTTGAAATCCCAGAGGTTGAAAAGGATCGTAAATGGATTCCGCAAGGGTGCATTCGTCTTTTATATTTAGGAAGATTACATCCTATAAAAGGTCTTGAAAACTTGATAGGTAGCTTAACGTTGCCCGGTGCAAAAAATGCGAAATTGACTCTCGCTGGTGATGGAGATTCTAGATACCGAGATAAATTGGAAAAACTGGTGTTAGATAATAAATTAGATAGACGTGTATCTTTTCTAGGGCATGTTTCCGGAGATGAAAAACACAATTTGTTTTTAAACTCTGATGTATGCATTATGCCTTCGTATACAGAAAATTTTGGTATGGTTGTGGCTGAAGCCTTAGCTCATGGGCTACCTGTTATAGCAAGTAAAGGAACTCCATGGTCTAGAGTGGTGGGGGAAGGGTGTGGATTGTGGGTGGAGAACAGCCCAGAGGCACTGTCGAAAGCGATTGGAAGTATGGAGCTTGCGAATTTGAAAGAAATGGGAGAAAAAGGGCGTAAATGGATGATGAGGGATTATAGCTGGAGTGGTGTGTCAGGAGAGCTTTTGGCTGTCTGTGAAGGGTTATTAAACCAGTGA
- a CDS encoding TDP-N-acetylfucosamine:lipid II N-acetylfucosaminyltransferase has product MIRILHIAPDEKFIPFVQKLFDEIYPGNNRFRITLQPGKSHLKFAESNEYSNSINSHYWFSRFLRDDLNWCDCLIIHYLHFKSAVPVLLAPSRVTVIWSSWGRDYQNFLYQSERELVLDRTLTLYRQTQKSRGWFRMVQVKLRRIVRYMAYLLVLNRLLRSSVSRVDYFSSPINNDFHKLQEKLKYFKASYIQLNYGDVSVWCKGLKLSPRNDILVGNSSAPENNHVEIFSLLRNSNLMERKIIVPLVYGDSDFAKQVETLGKSIFGENFVSICKFIPLEEYNDLVSGCSVVIFNHIRQQAVGNALTAICGGARVYFNPESVVYKYFKDMGAHIYTIPEEGFNEEALAPLSQTQKEENRKVVEQYSGCTVVRNNVVKLAETVGKSSKKYKMR; this is encoded by the coding sequence TTGATTAGAATTCTTCATATTGCACCTGATGAAAAATTTATTCCGTTTGTACAAAAGCTGTTCGATGAAATATATCCAGGTAACAATAGATTTCGAATTACGCTGCAACCGGGAAAGTCTCACTTAAAGTTTGCAGAGTCTAATGAGTATTCGAACAGTATTAACAGCCATTATTGGTTTTCAAGATTCCTTAGGGATGACTTAAATTGGTGTGATTGCCTAATTATACACTATTTGCACTTTAAATCTGCGGTACCTGTGCTATTAGCGCCAAGTCGAGTAACCGTGATTTGGAGTAGTTGGGGTAGAGATTATCAGAATTTTTTATATCAAAGCGAACGTGAATTAGTGCTTGACAGAACTCTCACTTTATATCGCCAGACGCAAAAAAGTAGAGGTTGGTTCAGAATGGTACAAGTTAAGTTAAGGCGAATAGTTAGATACATGGCATATCTTCTGGTGTTAAATCGGTTGCTTAGATCTTCTGTTTCTAGGGTGGACTACTTTTCTTCACCAATAAATAATGATTTCCATAAACTGCAGGAAAAGTTGAAATATTTTAAGGCAAGCTATATTCAACTTAACTATGGTGATGTCAGTGTTTGGTGTAAAGGATTAAAGCTGAGTCCAAGAAACGATATTTTAGTGGGGAATTCATCTGCGCCGGAAAACAATCACGTAGAGATATTTAGTTTACTTAGAAATAGTAATTTAATGGAAAGAAAAATTATCGTGCCTCTAGTGTATGGAGATTCTGATTTTGCGAAACAGGTGGAAACATTGGGTAAGAGTATTTTTGGGGAAAACTTTGTTTCTATATGTAAATTCATACCATTAGAAGAGTACAATGATTTGGTTTCGGGGTGTTCGGTGGTTATTTTTAACCATATCAGACAGCAAGCAGTTGGAAATGCACTTACCGCTATATGCGGTGGTGCTAGAGTGTATTTTAATCCTGAATCTGTAGTGTACAAGTATTTCAAGGATATGGGCGCGCATATTTATACTATTCCGGAAGAAGGTTTCAACGAAGAAGCGTTAGCGCCTCTTAGTCAGACCCAGAAAGAAGAAAATCGAAAAGTTGTGGAACAGTACTCAGGTTGTACAGTAGTGAGAAACAATGTGGTGAAATTAGCGGAAACGGTTGGAAAAAGTTCAAAAAAATATAAAATGAGATAG